The proteins below are encoded in one region of Streptomyces roseirectus:
- a CDS encoding non-ribosomal peptide synthetase, whose translation MLESTPRFVRLSPERLAGVRRRTGGDHSDRAIREACAIGLEFWATGASPEGIELTPATLFTDVLAWAGNSERDVDGVPVPDGVDPADAQLALDDLADFPDRPLGTIAPSSVGARLKTLAEWNDNRADRDRPTIVELFREQARTRPDEIAIVDEHRALTYRQAAELSSQLAHHLIERGLTDEQVVGISLGRSAEMVIGLLAVLQAGGAFVPLDPQWPAARRAVVIEDARAVLQLNATGEHDDAEPSAVAVDLGAWAYSAYPVGGTGITAPGNGLAYVIFTSGSTGRPKGAMIRHEAISERLLWQVNEILRFGHDDASLFKAPLSFDISINEIFLPLVSGGRLVVLRPGGERDPHHLLSVIAEQRVTFTYLVSSMLDVLLEMAGDSGKLDSLRHVWCGGEVLTPELYERFRTKLDIPMYHGYGPAETTIGVSHVIYRGKAGRLTTSIGKANPNTQLYVLDSELRPVPVGVGGELYVGGFLLGRGYVNAPGLTASRFVANPFASDGSRLYRTGDLARFAPDGSLDFLGRVDNQIKIRGMRLEIEDVEVGLAEHPAVRYTCVVAKKNSAGGTYLVGYVIPAAGHEDLHADDVKAWASAHMVEYMVPAHIVVMTAFPLTANGKLDRNALPEPEVRTGTIVPPATENERIVCAAVAKVLRLDEVGVNQDIFQLGGDSILAISLLGALREQGLHVTARQIFTHSVIGALAAVASREDVSATDHADVPTGTVTGSPIVRWLGETTDAVDGFVQSVVLNTPADLTEDALDAALTALAERHDMLRARLVRDGGWGFDVPQPRRASIGWETSDRPLEECVALATAGLDPDDGVMLRAVWRPEARHLVLVAHHVIVDGVSWRVLREDLATAWEQYRTGVSVELPPVGTSFRRWTQLLERAAFDADRAHYERPLPGPDQLLGRRALSADDTVAGEQVRVLTTDAETTAALLGELPAKFHAGVNDVLLTALAVALARLRRDLGQDQTFAHIELEGHGREARFVADSAGFEPELSRTVGWFTTLFPVTVDPGTAPDLTDPAYLTAALKAVKEDLARVPAGGLSYGVLRHLHGAGFTAPAPQVLFNYLGRFDAGADGDWELAGATGQLGEKRDPAMRLPRALEFNAIAEPAQGSGEFQLVTTVSWPSGVFTDDDITTLGAYFTTALTGLAALDTGGHTPSDFDLVPLTQADVDTFDGPHLTDILPLTPLQEGLYFHSVFDDDASGAYVEQQLLTLEGEVDAERLAAAATRLLDLYPNLAARFTALADGRVVAVLESGVQAPFTVLDRPGITDTELGDLAERDRRAGFDLAQGPLMRYTLVRAGAGRTVLVQTVHHIIADGWSVPPMLRALLAEYHQPGSVYPIGGFADYVRALAGRDAAESDRVWRAELDGFTGPSLVAEGHTPSDAFAEVSAPADVETPGVPLSVAVHSAWGVTLGSLLHATDVVFGSTVSGRDADVPGIEDMVGLFINTIPVRARWDADTTAGELLAAVREHQSAVLAHQHVSLSRIGAGALFDTLVVFDIATDTAALRRPGDTLAVTGIVNEGAPHYPLTLVVERDRFNLIHDTEVLGERDARTVLDTFTRTLTGLLTDPDGPVSGSSEEPLPSVEQTPLSVRFDTAAWRDPHATAVTQIALDGTTRSLSYGELADAKTELVCALRAAGVGAGKRVAVAVPRSVEQVVALVAVVSAGGAYVPLDLAYPDERLEHILTDSAPQVVLVDAEHRDRFTALLARTGVDARVLVQGDELPLDVEPFEVGWHDPAYVIYTSGSTGRPKGVVVPHSSVVTLLARTQPAMEFGPDDVWVQFHSYSFDFAVWELWGALLHGAELLIPEYGLTRSPVDFHRMMRERGVTVLNQTPSAFYQFAEADRLSGEALPALRRIVFGGEALDPVRLRGWVERHGTDTPELVNMYGITETTVHVTHRVLTDEDFASEVSPIGGPIPGLVTYLLDDRLKPVPPGRVGAIYVAGDQVSLGYLGRPGLTAGRFVADPFAGDGSRMYHTGDLARRTLGGELEFAGRADDQVQLKGFRIELGEVEAAVREVDGVTDAAVTVADSGDHLVAHVVGRVPGDLGERLAAKLPAHMVPGRVLAVAALPLTVNGKLDRKALVARAAEEGAEEGGVAGGAGGSAPAVGGALDALVRIFADTLPGASVDADTDFFRAGGDSIVAITVINRARALGLAIAPRDVFLLRTPRALAERVSVPAAPQQAAPAVAEDGPLVPTPVILRQRQLGGSLARFAQARALTVPPGAGFADAERAAKAVVAAHPALRLRLGTEHGVWTLRTEPDAELVVVRSESGAAEAADDLAGRLDPEAGRVAAFAWLAASRTLVTVVHHLAVDAVSWLILLEDLSTALNGKELAPPTTPYAAYAEALAAQAQQDTGALGHWITTLEAPELLAEPGASRTETAVLAPDVTDRLTRTAPAALGVDLTELLVGALRVALTAVQDQPGDLAVELERHGRVPVLEEHDYTRTVGWFTSIAPVRLTAHTDPVAAAREVAARQPDERGHVAYGQLRYLNPQTAPLLTARPQILFNYLGRGSEAQALHLTGGEQGSPYAVEVNAWLDGGSLHAEFTLAEGVPDAITGHWLTALEHIADASATAERTAPVTPLQRGLFFQAQLVGQAGHYVAQSWFTFERRLHAGKLADAMAQVIARHPVVGAGFTTDDDGNPVQVLKAGRRVDVRTVHLASEAEVDAFRAADRDAGFDPGEPPLIRLTVVQLPDGRDGLLLSYHLLLWDGWSREIVLRDLFDAYAGELTEAPAPSFEEYARNLAARDTAVSERFWAEQLAELPGPTLLAGPAPELTAELPPSLVHSLSVDQSDLLREAAKAHGVTLNSVLTGAFGLLLGAHTGRGDAVFGVTVSGREGEGLDDVVGVLLNTVPMWTRARPADSVREYLEGVQAARVAAMDHEHLGLGEIQRASGHDTLFDSLFVLQNFLDMDAFAEMNARHGIVEVKADDSTHYPYTWVVTPGDRLTVKLEYRHGSSAEARRLLDDYLRVLDDLARATGPVGALPGLGAEPVPGEKTDITTDTVVDRFDQAADRTPDRLALVAAGKTLTFAELRDRSRVLAGVLAGRGIGPETNVGLAIPRSLDSIVALFAVLRAGAAYVPLELDHPDERIAAIVEDARPDVILTVSSVSPRLAGLTAELVELDRPLPDAEPLVTFAPDDPNRLRHPAYTIYTSGSTGKPKGVVTEYAGLTNMLINHQRRIFEPVLAEHGHRVFRIAHTVSFAFDMSWEELLWLADGHEVHICDEELRRDAPRLVEYCLEFGIDVINVTPTYAGQLVAEGLLDDPDRRPPLVLLGGEAVTPTLWQRLAETDGTVGYNLYGPTEYTINTLGVGTFECADPVVGVAIDNTDVYVLDPWLRPLPDGVPGELYVSGVGIARGYLGQPGQTAHRFVACPFGAPGERMYRTGDLVVRRPDGNLMYLGRTDQQVKIRGHRVELGEVEAVFAAHPAVRFAAAVAQPDPQVDGAHRLAAYLVLDGAELADVAAEVGAGLPDFLRPTHYAQVDGIPLTVNGKADTKALPEARPLGALTTAGERGPETETETLVCEFFAEALDLDDDEVSAVSDFVSLGGHSMLAVRLIGLLRREFGPVITIRDLFTLRTPEAIAHHLDDNS comes from the coding sequence ATGCTGGAATCCACTCCTCGATTTGTACGGCTTTCTCCCGAGCGGCTGGCCGGTGTGCGGCGGCGGACCGGGGGTGACCACTCCGACCGGGCGATTCGTGAAGCGTGTGCGATCGGGCTGGAGTTCTGGGCGACCGGGGCCAGTCCCGAGGGCATCGAGCTGACGCCGGCGACCCTGTTCACGGACGTCCTCGCGTGGGCCGGCAATAGCGAGCGGGACGTGGACGGTGTCCCCGTCCCCGACGGTGTCGACCCCGCCGATGCCCAGCTCGCCCTGGACGACCTCGCCGACTTCCCCGACCGTCCGCTCGGCACCATCGCGCCCTCCAGTGTGGGCGCGCGGCTGAAGACCCTCGCGGAGTGGAACGACAACCGGGCCGACCGGGACCGCCCGACGATCGTCGAGCTGTTCCGGGAACAGGCGCGCACCCGGCCCGACGAGATCGCGATCGTCGACGAGCACCGCGCGCTGACGTACCGTCAAGCCGCCGAGCTGTCCAGTCAGTTGGCGCACCATCTGATCGAGCGTGGCCTGACGGACGAACAGGTCGTCGGCATCTCGCTGGGCCGCTCCGCCGAGATGGTGATCGGTCTGCTCGCGGTGCTCCAGGCGGGCGGCGCGTTCGTCCCCCTCGACCCGCAGTGGCCGGCGGCGCGCCGGGCGGTCGTCATCGAGGACGCGCGCGCTGTGCTCCAGCTCAACGCGACCGGCGAGCATGACGATGCTGAACCCTCCGCTGTGGCCGTCGACTTGGGGGCGTGGGCGTACAGCGCGTACCCGGTCGGCGGGACCGGGATCACGGCCCCCGGCAACGGCCTCGCGTACGTCATCTTCACCTCCGGCTCGACCGGCCGCCCCAAGGGCGCGATGATCCGGCACGAGGCGATCAGCGAACGCCTGCTGTGGCAGGTGAACGAGATCCTGCGCTTCGGCCACGACGACGCCTCCCTCTTCAAGGCGCCGCTGTCGTTCGACATCTCCATCAACGAGATCTTCCTGCCCCTGGTGAGCGGTGGACGCCTGGTCGTCCTGCGCCCCGGCGGCGAACGCGACCCGCACCACCTGCTGAGCGTCATCGCCGAACAGCGCGTCACCTTCACCTACTTGGTGTCGTCCATGCTCGACGTCCTGCTGGAGATGGCGGGCGACTCGGGGAAGCTGGACAGCCTGCGGCACGTGTGGTGCGGCGGCGAAGTCCTCACCCCGGAGCTGTACGAGCGGTTCCGCACCAAGCTCGACATCCCCATGTACCACGGCTACGGCCCCGCCGAGACGACCATCGGCGTCTCCCACGTCATCTACCGGGGCAAGGCCGGGCGCCTGACGACGTCCATCGGCAAGGCCAACCCGAACACGCAACTCTACGTCCTGGACAGCGAGTTGCGGCCGGTCCCGGTCGGCGTCGGCGGCGAACTCTACGTAGGCGGCTTCCTGCTCGGGCGCGGCTACGTCAACGCCCCCGGCCTGACCGCGTCCCGGTTCGTCGCCAACCCCTTCGCCTCGGACGGCTCCCGCCTGTACCGCACAGGGGACTTGGCCCGGTTCGCCCCCGACGGCTCGCTCGACTTCCTGGGCCGCGTCGACAACCAGATCAAGATCCGGGGCATGCGCCTGGAGATCGAGGACGTCGAGGTCGGCCTCGCCGAACACCCCGCCGTCCGCTACACGTGCGTCGTCGCGAAGAAGAACTCCGCCGGCGGCACCTACCTCGTCGGCTACGTCATCCCCGCCGCCGGACACGAGGACCTGCACGCCGACGACGTCAAGGCGTGGGCGAGCGCGCACATGGTCGAGTACATGGTGCCCGCGCACATCGTCGTCATGACGGCGTTCCCGCTCACCGCCAACGGCAAGCTCGACCGGAACGCCCTGCCCGAACCCGAGGTCCGCACCGGCACCATCGTGCCCCCGGCCACCGAGAACGAGCGGATCGTCTGCGCGGCCGTCGCGAAGGTGCTGCGCCTCGACGAGGTCGGCGTCAACCAGGACATCTTCCAGCTCGGCGGCGACAGCATCCTCGCCATCTCCCTGCTCGGCGCCCTGCGCGAACAGGGCCTGCACGTCACCGCCCGCCAGATCTTCACCCACAGCGTCATCGGCGCCCTCGCCGCCGTCGCGAGCCGCGAGGACGTCTCCGCGACGGACCACGCGGACGTCCCGACGGGCACCGTCACCGGCTCGCCCATCGTGCGCTGGCTCGGCGAGACGACGGACGCCGTCGACGGGTTCGTGCAGTCCGTCGTCCTCAACACGCCCGCCGACCTCACCGAGGACGCGCTCGACGCGGCGCTCACCGCGCTCGCCGAACGCCACGACATGCTGCGCGCCCGCCTGGTACGGGACGGCGGTTGGGGCTTCGACGTGCCTCAGCCGCGCCGCGCCTCGATCGGCTGGGAGACCAGCGACCGCCCGTTGGAGGAGTGCGTCGCCCTCGCCACCGCGGGACTCGACCCCGACGACGGCGTCATGCTGCGCGCGGTCTGGCGCCCCGAGGCACGCCACCTCGTCCTCGTCGCCCACCACGTGATCGTCGACGGCGTCTCCTGGCGCGTCCTGCGCGAGGACCTGGCCACCGCCTGGGAGCAGTACCGCACCGGCGTAAGCGTCGAACTCCCGCCCGTGGGAACCTCGTTCAGGCGCTGGACGCAGCTCCTGGAGCGCGCCGCGTTCGACGCCGACCGCGCTCACTACGAGCGCCCGCTGCCCGGCCCGGACCAACTCCTCGGCAGGCGCGCCCTGTCGGCGGACGACACCGTCGCCGGCGAACAGGTCCGCGTCCTGACCACCGACGCCGAGACCACCGCCGCGCTCCTCGGTGAACTGCCCGCGAAGTTCCACGCGGGCGTCAACGACGTCCTCCTCACCGCCCTCGCCGTCGCCCTCGCCCGGCTGCGCCGCGACCTCGGCCAGGACCAGACGTTCGCCCACATCGAGCTGGAGGGCCACGGCCGCGAGGCCCGCTTCGTCGCGGACTCGGCCGGCTTCGAGCCCGAACTCTCGCGCACGGTCGGCTGGTTCACCACCCTCTTCCCGGTGACCGTCGACCCCGGCACCGCCCCCGACCTCACCGACCCCGCCTATCTGACGGCCGCCCTCAAGGCCGTCAAGGAAGACCTCGCCCGCGTCCCGGCGGGCGGCCTCTCCTACGGCGTGCTGCGCCACCTGCACGGCGCCGGCTTCACCGCCCCCGCCCCGCAGGTCCTCTTCAACTACCTGGGCCGGTTCGACGCGGGCGCCGACGGCGACTGGGAACTCGCGGGCGCCACCGGCCAGTTGGGCGAGAAGCGCGACCCCGCGATGCGCCTGCCGCGCGCCCTGGAGTTCAACGCCATCGCCGAGCCCGCCCAGGGCAGCGGCGAGTTCCAGCTCGTCACCACCGTCTCCTGGCCCTCGGGCGTCTTCACCGACGACGACATCACCACCCTCGGCGCCTACTTCACCACCGCCCTCACCGGCCTCGCCGCCCTCGACACCGGCGGACACACCCCCAGCGACTTCGACCTCGTCCCCCTCACCCAGGCCGACGTCGACACCTTCGACGGCCCGCACCTGACGGACATCCTGCCGCTGACACCGCTCCAGGAGGGCCTGTACTTCCACTCCGTCTTCGACGACGACGCGTCCGGCGCCTACGTGGAACAGCAACTCCTCACCCTGGAGGGCGAGGTGGACGCCGAACGCCTCGCGGCGGCGGCCACCCGCCTCCTGGACCTGTACCCCAACCTCGCCGCCCGCTTCACCGCCCTCGCCGACGGCCGCGTCGTCGCCGTCCTGGAGTCCGGCGTCCAGGCGCCGTTCACCGTCCTGGACCGCCCCGGCATCACCGACACCGAACTCGGCGACCTCGCCGAACGCGACCGGCGGGCCGGATTCGACCTGGCCCAGGGCCCGTTGATGCGGTACACCCTGGTCCGCGCGGGCGCCGGCCGCACGGTGCTCGTCCAGACCGTCCACCACATCATCGCCGACGGCTGGTCCGTCCCGCCGATGCTGCGCGCCCTGCTCGCCGAGTACCACCAGCCCGGCAGCGTCTACCCGATCGGCGGCTTCGCCGACTACGTCCGCGCCCTCGCCGGACGCGACGCCGCCGAGAGCGACCGCGTCTGGCGCGCCGAACTCGACGGCTTCACCGGCCCCTCACTGGTCGCCGAGGGCCACACGCCCTCCGACGCGTTCGCCGAGGTGTCCGCGCCCGCCGACGTCGAGACACCGGGCGTGCCCCTCAGCGTCGCCGTGCACAGCGCCTGGGGCGTCACCCTCGGCAGCCTCCTGCACGCCACGGACGTCGTCTTCGGCTCCACGGTCTCCGGGCGCGACGCCGACGTCCCCGGCATCGAGGACATGGTCGGCCTGTTCATCAACACCATTCCCGTACGCGCCCGTTGGGACGCCGACACCACCGCCGGTGAACTGCTGGCGGCGGTCCGCGAGCACCAGAGCGCGGTCCTCGCGCACCAGCACGTCTCCCTGTCCAGGATCGGCGCGGGCGCCCTCTTCGACACGCTCGTCGTGTTCGACATAGCGACCGACACCGCCGCCCTGCGCCGCCCCGGCGACACCCTCGCCGTCACCGGGATCGTCAACGAGGGCGCCCCGCACTACCCGTTGACCCTGGTCGTCGAACGCGACCGCTTCAACCTCATCCACGACACAGAGGTGTTGGGGGAGCGCGACGCCCGCACTGTCCTGGACACCTTCACCCGCACCCTCACCGGCCTCCTCACCGACCCCGACGGGCCCGTCTCCGGCTCGTCCGAGGAGCCCCTGCCGAGCGTCGAACAGACCCCGCTCAGCGTCCGCTTCGACACCGCCGCCTGGCGCGACCCGCACGCCACCGCCGTCACCCAGATCGCCCTCGACGGCACCACCCGCTCCCTGTCCTACGGCGAACTCGCCGACGCCAAGACCGAGTTGGTGTGCGCCCTGCGCGCCGCCGGGGTCGGCGCGGGCAAGCGCGTCGCCGTCGCCGTGCCGCGCTCGGTCGAACAGGTCGTCGCGCTGGTCGCGGTCGTCAGCGCGGGCGGCGCGTACGTCCCGCTCGACCTCGCCTACCCGGACGAGCGCCTGGAGCACATCCTCACCGACTCCGCCCCGCAGGTCGTCCTCGTGGACGCCGAACACCGCGACCGGTTCACCGCGCTGCTGGCCCGCACCGGCGTCGACGCGCGCGTCCTCGTGCAGGGCGACGAACTCCCGCTGGACGTCGAGCCGTTCGAGGTCGGCTGGCACGACCCCGCGTACGTCATCTACACCTCGGGCTCGACCGGACGGCCCAAGGGCGTCGTCGTCCCGCACTCCTCCGTCGTGACCCTGCTCGCCCGTACGCAGCCCGCGATGGAGTTCGGGCCCGACGACGTGTGGGTCCAATTCCACTCCTACTCCTTCGACTTCGCGGTCTGGGAGCTGTGGGGCGCGCTGCTGCACGGCGCCGAACTGCTGATCCCCGAGTACGGGCTCACCCGCTCGCCGGTCGACTTCCACCGCATGATGCGCGAGCGCGGCGTGACGGTGCTGAACCAGACCCCGTCCGCCTTCTACCAGTTCGCCGAGGCCGACCGACTGTCCGGGGAGGCGCTGCCCGCCCTGCGCCGGATCGTCTTCGGGGGCGAGGCGCTGGACCCCGTCCGGCTGCGGGGCTGGGTCGAACGGCACGGCACGGACACACCCGAGCTGGTCAACATGTACGGGATCACCGAGACGACCGTCCACGTCACCCACCGGGTGCTGACGGACGAGGACTTCGCGAGCGAGGTCAGCCCGATCGGCGGGCCGATCCCGGGGCTGGTGACCTATCTGCTCGACGACCGGCTGAAGCCGGTGCCGCCGGGCCGGGTGGGGGCCATCTACGTCGCCGGGGACCAGGTGTCGCTCGGCTACCTCGGGCGGCCCGGTCTCACCGCCGGACGGTTCGTCGCCGACCCGTTCGCCGGGGACGGCTCGCGGATGTACCACACCGGGGACCTGGCGCGCCGCACGCTCGGCGGGGAGCTGGAGTTCGCCGGGCGGGCCGACGACCAGGTCCAACTCAAGGGGTTCCGGATCGAGTTGGGGGAGGTGGAGGCCGCCGTCCGGGAGGTCGACGGGGTGACCGACGCCGCCGTGACCGTCGCGGACAGCGGGGACCATCTCGTCGCGCACGTCGTGGGGCGCGTCCCCGGCGACCTGGGCGAACGGCTCGCGGCGAAGCTGCCGGCGCACATGGTGCCGGGGCGGGTCCTGGCCGTGGCCGCGCTGCCGCTGACGGTGAACGGGAAGCTGGACCGGAAGGCGCTGGTCGCGCGGGCGGCCGAGGAAGGGGCCGAGGAGGGGGGTGTCGCGGGGGGCGCTGGTGGTTCCGCGCCGGCCGTCGGGGGCGCTCTCGACGCCCTGGTCCGCATCTTCGCCGACACCCTCCCCGGCGCCTCCGTCGACGCCGACACCGACTTCTTCCGGGCGGGCGGTGACAGCATCGTCGCCATCACCGTCATCAACCGGGCGAGGGCGCTGGGGCTGGCCATCGCACCCCGTGACGTGTTCCTGCTGCGGACCCCGCGTGCACTGGCGGAACGCGTGAGCGTCCCCGCCGCCCCGCAGCAGGCGGCGCCCGCCGTGGCCGAGGACGGGCCCCTCGTCCCGACGCCGGTCATCCTCCGGCAGCGTCAACTCGGCGGCTCCCTCGCCCGGTTCGCGCAGGCCCGCGCGCTCACGGTCCCCCCGGGCGCCGGGTTCGCGGACGCCGAACGGGCGGCGAAGGCCGTCGTCGCCGCGCACCCCGCGCTGCGGCTGCGGCTCGGTACCGAGCACGGCGTGTGGACGCTCAGGACCGAGCCGGACGCCGAACTCGTCGTCGTGCGCTCCGAGTCGGGCGCCGCCGAGGCGGCGGACGACCTCGCCGGGCGGCTCGACCCCGAGGCCGGACGGGTCGCCGCGTTCGCCTGGCTGGCGGCCTCCCGCACCCTGGTGACCGTCGTGCACCACCTCGCCGTGGACGCCGTGTCGTGGCTGATCCTCCTGGAGGACCTGTCAACGGCCCTGAACGGCAAGGAACTCGCGCCCCCGACGACCCCGTACGCCGCGTACGCCGAAGCGCTCGCCGCGCAGGCACAGCAGGACACCGGGGCCCTCGGCCACTGGATCACCACGCTGGAGGCGCCCGAACTCCTCGCCGAACCCGGCGCGTCGCGCACCGAGACCGCCGTCCTCGCCCCGGACGTCACCGACCGCCTCACCCGGACCGCCCCCGCCGCCCTCGGCGTGGACCTCACCGAACTCCTCGTCGGCGCCCTGCGCGTCGCGCTCACGGCGGTGCAGGACCAACCGGGCGACCTGGCCGTGGAGTTGGAGCGGCACGGCAGGGTGCCCGTCCTCGAAGAGCACGACTACACGCGCACCGTCGGCTGGTTCACCTCGATCGCCCCGGTCCGCCTCACCGCGCACACCGACCCGGTCGCCGCCGCCCGCGAGGTCGCCGCACGACAGCCGGACGAGCGCGGTCACGTCGCCTACGGGCAGCTCAGGTACCTCAACCCGCAGACGGCCCCGCTGCTCACCGCCCGCCCGCAGATCCTGTTCAACTACCTGGGCCGGGGCAGCGAGGCGCAGGCGCTGCACCTCACCGGCGGCGAGCAGGGCAGCCCGTACGCGGTCGAGGTCAACGCCTGGCTCGACGGCGGGAGCCTGCACGCCGAGTTCACGCTCGCCGAGGGCGTCCCGGACGCGATCACCGGACACTGGCTGACGGCGCTGGAACACATCGCCGACGCCTCCGCCACCGCCGAGCGCACCGCGCCCGTCACCCCGCTCCAGCGCGGCCTGTTCTTCCAGGCCCAGTTGGTGGGGCAGGCCGGGCACTACGTCGCGCAGAGCTGGTTCACCTTCGAACGCCGCCTGCACGCCGGGAAGCTGGCCGACGCGATGGCCCAGGTCATCGCCCGCCACCCGGTCGTGGGCGCCGGCTTCACCACCGACGACGACGGCAACCCCGTCCAGGTCCTCAAGGCGGGCCGCCGCGTCGACGTCCGGACCGTCCACCTCGCCTCCGAGGCCGAGGTGGACGCCTTCCGCGCCGCCGACCGCGACGCCGGGTTCGACCCCGGGGAGCCGCCGCTGATCCGCCTGACGGTCGTCCAACTGCCTGACGGGCGTGACGGGTTGCTGCTCAGCTACCACCTGCTGCTGTGGGACGGCTGGTCGCGCGAGATCGTGCTGCGGGACCTGTTCGACGCCTACGCGGGCGAACTGACCGAGGCGCCCGCGCCCAGCTTCGAGGAGTACGCGCGGAATCTCGCCGCCCGCGACACGGCCGTCTCCGAGCGGTTCTGGGCCGAGCAGCTGGCCGAACTGCCGGGACCGACACTCCTCGCCGGTCCCGCGCCCGAGCTGACGGCGGAGCTGCCGCCAAGTCTCGTCCACAGCCTGTCCGTCGATCAGTCCGACCTCCTGCGCGAGGCCGCCAAGGCGCACGGCGTCACCCTCAACTCCGTCCTCACCGGCGCCTTCGGGCTGCTGCTCGGGGCGCACACCGGGCGCGGCGACGCCGTGTTCGGGGTGACCGTGTCCGGGCGCGAGGGCGAAGGGCTCGACGACGTCGTGGGCGTCCTCCTCAACACCGTCCCGATGTGGACGCGGGCCCGGCCCGCCGACTCCGTGCGGGAGTACCTGGAGGGCGTGCAGGCGGCGAGGGTCGCGGCCATGGACCACGAACACCTCGGGCTCGGCGAGATCCAGCGCGCCAGCGGCCACGACACCCTCTTCGACAGCCTGTTCGTCCTCCAGAACTTCCTCGACATGGACGCCTTCGCCGAGATGAACGCGCGCCACGGCATCGTCGAGGTGAAGGCCGACGACTCGACCCACTACCCGTACACGTGGGTGGTGACCCCGGGCGACCGCCTCACCGTCAAACTGGAGTACCGGCACGGGAGTTCGGCCGAGGCGCGGCGGCTGCTGGACGACTATCTCCGCGTCCTCGACGACCTGGCCCGCGCGACCGGACCCGTCGGCGCCCTGCCGGGGCTCGGCGCCGAGCCGGTGCCCGGCGAGAAGACCGACATCACCACGGACACGGTCGTCGACCGCTTTGACCAGGCCGCCGACCGCACCCCGGACCGGCTCGCCCTCGTCGCCGCCGGCAAGACCCTCACCTTCGCGGAACTCCGCGACCGCAGCCGCGTGTTGGCGGGCGTCCTCGCCGGGCGCGGGATCGGCCCGGAGACCAACGTCGGCCTCGCGATCCCGCGTTCGCTGGACTCGATCGTCGCCCTGTTCGCCGTCCTGCGGGCCGGCGCGGCCTACGTGCCGCTGGAGCTGGACCACCCGGACGAACGGATCGCGGCGATCGTCGAGGACGCGCGTCCCGACGTCATCCTGACCGTGTCGTCGGTGTCGCCCCGGCTGGCCGGGCTCACCGCCGAACTCGTCGAGCTGGACCGGCCGTTGCCGGACGCCGAACCGTTGGTGACGTTCGCGCCGGACGACCCGAACCGGCTGCGGCACCCGGCCTACACGATCTACACCTCGGGCTCGACCGGCAAGCCCAAGGGGGTGGTGACCGAGTACGCGGGTCTCACGAACATGCTCATCAACCACCAACGCCGCATCTTCGAACCGGTGTTGGCCGAGCACGGGCACCGGGTGTTCCGGATCGCGCACACCGTGTCCTTCGCGTTCGACATGTCGTGGGAGGAGCTGCTGTGGCTCGCCGACGGGCATGAGGTGCACATCTGCGACGAGGAGCTGCGCCGCGACGCGCCCCGACTCGTCGAGTACTGCCTGGAGTTCGGGATCGACGTCATCAACGTCACCCCGACCTACGCTGGGCAGCTCGTCGCCGAGGGCCTGTTGGACGACCCGGACCGGCGGCCCCCGCTGGTCCTGCTCGGCGGCGAGGCCGTGACGCCGACGCTGTGGCAGCGGCTCGCCGAGACCGACGGCACGGTCGGCTACAACCTGTACGGGCCGACCGAGTACACCATCAACACCCTCGGCGTCGGCACCTTCGAGTGCGCCGACCCGGTCGTGGGCGTCGCCATCGACAACACCGACGTGTACGTCCTCGACCCGTGGCTGCGGCCCCTCCCGGACGGCGTGCCGGGGGAGCTGTACGTCTCCGGTGTCGGCATCGCGCGCGGCTACCTCGGGCAGCCGGGCCAGACCGCGCACCGGTTCGTGGCCTGCCCGTTCGGGGCGCCCGGCGAACGCATGTACCGCACCGGGGACCTGGTGGTGCGCCGCCCCGACGGCAACCTCATGTACCTCGGCCGCACCGACCAGCAGGTCAAGATCCGGGGCCACCGCGTCGAACTCGGCGAGGTGGAGGCCGTGTTCGCCGCGCACCCCGCCGTCCGGTTCGCCGCCGCCGTCGCCCAGCCCGACCCGCAGGTCGACGGCGCCCACCGGCTCGCCGCGTATCTCGTCCTGGACGGCGCCGAGTTGGCCGACGTCGCCGCCGAAGTCGGCGCCGGGCTCCCGGACTTCCTGCGCCCCACGCACTACGCGCAGGTGGACGGCATCCCGCTGACCGTCAACGGGAAGGCTGACACGAAGGCGCTGCCCGAGGCCCGGCCGCTGGGCGCGCTGACCACGGCGGGGGAACGCGGACCCGAGACCGAGACCGAGACCCTGGTCTGCGAGTTCTTCGCCGAAGCACTGGACCTGGACGACGACGAGGTGAGCGCGGTGAGCGACTTCGTCTCCCTCGGGGGACACTCGATGCTGGCGGTGCGGCTGATCGGGCTGCTCCGCCGCGAGTTCGGACCCGTGATCACCATCCGCGACCTGTTCACCCTGCGCACCCCCGAAGCGATTGCCCACCACCTCGATGACAACTCCTGA